The genomic interval GTTGTGAGTCAATATTACATATCAAAATTTAGGCAAAGATGCAGAATGTTCATTATTTTTTGTATCTGGAGTAAGGAATGCATTGTAAACTTTGTCACAGATGTATTCAGAAGAACTTTGTTTAAACATGTCTTCAGTTATTGAACATCTTTCCAGAAGTAAAACACAAATAACAACCTGAACAATGTATCGAAGTGAGTGTTCAGATGAATTGGTCTGTAGTATTGCACTTCTGTGGTGTGGTAATATGCTAAAAGATAAAAATAAGACAGTATAGAGACAATatttttaccccccgcgggttagggggaagaatttaccggatgctccccagcatgtcataagaggcgactaacggattctgtttctccttttacccttgttgagtgtttcttgtatagaatatagtcaatgtttgtaaagaatttagtcaagcagtatgtaagaaatgttaagtcctttgtactggaaacttgcattctcccagtaaggtcatataattattgtactacgttgcaagcccctggagcaattttttgattagtgcttttgtgaacaagaaacaattaacaagtggctctatcccaccccCCCACTggctctatcccccccccccctttccccgtcgcgatataaccttgaacggttgaaaacgacgttaaacaccaaataaagaaagacagacaatatTTTACAGTATAGGTCACTTTAGAAATTCAGACTGTTGTGCCTTAATTAAGTAACTTAGGCCAAATAAAattatatgttggtttagggtaaccccaccgaccctatttttagccgccgaccctaaaacttttttttcatttctcaaaaaaacaaaaatacttttggcacattttgtgaACCGTACCGAgattaagggaagtaacctcctttaaaatcgactaaattaaagaaaattgaaaaataaaataaaagttttaaaaaacgACCTACCGGtagaccctatcttttttggtcacgttaccctaaaccaacatatatttttatttggccttaggTGTATATTTAAAGAGAGGGCCCAACAAAAGCTGCACCAAGGGGAGAGATATGTAAGAATGGCTTTAAATACTACAAACTACCTCATTCCAGGTTGGACAGCCAGGAACCGATAAGTTTAATTTATGTTGGAAAAGTCCTGAAAAATGTTGAATCAAGAAGTGTTCTTGCACCTTGATTAATTTTGAAGTGATATTTTTCTTGGTTTGGGTTATAGGAGCAAATGAAGGTTGTGAGTTTGATCATTCAAGCAGTAAGTAGTTCATTTAGTGATTTTATCTTGCCTAAAAAGtaaaatggtatttttttaaagttgaaaATCTGATCATCAGCATAGCATGAGCAGAGGTACATGTTtgtgtgagaatgtgtgtgtgtgtgtgtgtgtgtgtgtgtgtgtgtgtgtgtgtgtgttcactttATACTCGTCCCCATCCTAAATAAACTGGAACCTGTGCATGTATGTGCTTAATGTTGTGCATGGTAAAACTATGTGTCCCACATGTTAAGATGTTCTTTATTGTTGTGAGGGGGAACCATTAACCTTGATGGGTTTTTGAAGAGGAAATATCAACCATCAGCAACGAATACTCAGATGCTCATGTTTATGTCGTTCATGCCTTTGTTTGTGTGCACATGCGTGCAGATATATTCTGTTCTCGTGTAATTTAAACTCATATGCAACATTATGTCCATCTGTTCTTTTCTGCAATATTTTGCCTCTGCTTTCAGTTACTCTCTTGCCTTGAAAACAGTTGCTGAAAACAGCGCTGCTTTGCTTTACCGGCCATTAaaaaatgataatgatgatgtgGCCTTTATAGTAAATTATTCCAAATGATTTTGTACATTCTGCCATTATAAATGTTAAATAATACTTTTCCCTCCAAAATGGTTTAAAGGTTGAGACAGATTGATTTTTTCCTCGTTTGTACATCAACGTTTCGTTTTGGACAAAGTGTGAATGATAGAATTAATCTCTGCTGGATATTTGTCTTAATGTTGTCATCTTGATACAATTGGAAGATCTATCTGCATCATTGTTTTTCGTCGTGCAGTTTAATTGGTGTTTCTTTCCGGGGAAATGTTGTCAAAATTAGACCCTCTCTTTTGCTCAAGAAGTCATGAGTTTCTCATTACACCACAGGAAAcatttgtgtgcattttgtatTCAGAAATGTATTTAAAGCTTGGATGTTGCCAGAATGTAAGACGTTGTTGTATTTTGGTGTCCATTCCATTTCTTGTTGTATGGCTCTTGATATGTTAATGATGTTCATAAACACAGGCCATATGGTACCACAACTCTGCAATAAATTTCATAATTTTCCATGAACTTTGAACGGACTGGTGTTCATTTTGTGTGCGAGGTAATTGATTCTTGTGTGccagttttgtgtttgtttgaacacacacatgcgcacgcagacacacacacacatgctacagatgcacatacacacacacataattgaTACTTGTATGCCTGCTTGGTTTTTAAAACACATAaatacagagacacacacataaatacacacacacacacatacatacacacacacacacacacacacacacacacatacaatcacatGTGCATTCCAAGCATTCAGgttaaaagaaacaagtcgcgtaaggcgaaattactacatttagtcaagctgtggaactcacagaatgaaactgaacgcactgcattttgtttacaatgaccgtagtccgccgcttgtgcaaaacggagtgaaactgacgagcctgtttaggcctaaaaaaaaaataggtgtggttacggtaacccgacctaccctatttttaggggccgatcctataactttttattacatttgtcacacaaaaaaacccaaaaaaacccaacgagtgcaaaaaacgcaatgaaagcgaaagcgcccgagtcgcacacttatttccctgtcaagtaggtttaatttgtacactcattagaaaaaaaagttaaaaaaaaaaaaaagtgattgcctacctacctaccctatttttttttggctatgttaccgtaaccacacctatttttttttggggccttagcgcggtagtggtttcgctgtgctgcatagcacgcttttctgtgcctctcttcgttttaactttctgggcgtgtttttaatccaaacatatcatatctatatgtttttggaatcaggaaccgacaaggaatataAACGTGTttataaattgatttcggaaatttaattttgatcataatttttatatttttaattttcagagattgtttttaatccaaatataacatattcatatgtttttggaatcagaaaatgatgaagaataagatgaaattgtttttgtattgtttaataagaaataattttaattacaagtttccgatttttaatgaccaaactcactcattagtttttaagccaccaagctgaaatgcaataccaaaccccggccttcgtcgaagattgcttggccaaaatttcaatcaatttaattgaaaaatgagggtgtgacagtgctgcctcaacttttacaaaaagccggatatgacgtcatcaaaggtatttatcgaaaaaaagaaaaaaaacgtccggggatatcatacccaggaactctcatgtcaaatttcataaagatcggtccagtagtttactcgtCTTTGAatccctctacacacacacacagacacatacaccacgaccctcgtctcgattccccctctttgttaaaatacttagtcaaaacttgactaaatgtaaaaagacagacTTAGAAAGataacagtcacacacacacacaatgaaatcAGAATCTTCTTGGATTACCAGTAACACCAAACAGAGGTTTCTTTATTGCAAAAGAATTCTGCCAGGATTTGCTGAAATTTTTTAATATTTAATTTATCTGTAGGATTATCACACATACAGTCTCAACCTCATTCCAAAAATTATTGATAGAAGAGAACCACAACAAATTAGCGATTTACTATttacagaagaaaaaacaacacaaaagacGATTGTGTGTTTGCTGAGAGAGACTCGAGTGTCTGCAACAGACTCTTAGTTGATGATGTCAAAATGTCTGAACAAGATTGTACACCTTCAATGATTAAGAAGTTAGTAAATCCTACTGAAGATTGTAAGCAGACTGCAACTAAGCTGTAACTCAAAATAcacactttttttcaaaaacttcAAAACGTAACTGAAACATAGGCTTTCACCTTACTTTCCTGGTGACAAACCAGTTTTCACTGTAGTGTGGATATCTATGGATATTTAGTTTTCTCTATTTCCTGCCAAAGAAAAGGCTGATGACTGTACTAATTCACCCCCATTTAAATTAGTACAGCCCCAGAGATACTTGACAGTCAATAGTCAGTCATAACACACTAAGGATGACTGCTAGTGCTACAATTTCAGTGTAACTCTCTATTTGCACAAATAAATAACCATGAATCAATGTATTGCACAAAAAGGcctcaaagacagacagaaactaaACTGTTGTCAAAAATCTGTACAAGTACAGGCCAACACAATTCTAAAGAGGAAGAGCAGAGTTTTCAAACCAGTCATTCGTATTTCTTGTGGGTATGCTTTTGGCAGAGATGCTATTAAACTAGTGGTAGGTATGTTATGATTTAAAGCCTCATCATACTTTCAAAATGGTAGCTGATGACGAAATTTAGATTGAACGTCCCCAGTCAGTGACAGCAGAGGCCAATTAGGGACGTTCTGTTAAGAACGCTACCAATGTCTGGTAGCTAAAATTCACCAGACGACGTTGTTCACCAATCACTAACGCAATCCACAAGTTCTACTACCCTACACCAATGGCAATTTTCTTCTGAAATATATCAAATCCGAAACAGGAGTTGAAAAGTTGATGCTTGAAACAGTCACTACCAGCCGACGAACTATTGGGACCAGAAACTGCCGAAGCCAATCATTACAGGTGGTTTGAGGAAAACGTGACCAATCACAAGCTGCAACACAAAGAGGAAAAGGAAGTCTGTCATTGACCAATCACAGTGAAAGTCATGAAGAAAATGTTGGTGTCCGGAAGACACATTGTATACATACAGAAATGTTAGTCAATggaaaaacaaagcaagacaTCTTATCCAAATTAAAAAGACTGTGCTTTTATCCTTTTGGTCTTCCAAAACGTCTTGTTCAAATTCAGAACTGAAATCGTCTTCGATTTGTTTGATTTTCGTCTGGTGAAATCACAAAAGAAAGAAGTGCATTCAGGGGGAAAATTGTGTCCAAAGTCTTGGTCTTATCCTGAACACTGACCCTGGCTATCCTGAACACTGACCCTGGCTATCCTTAACATTGACCCTGGCTATCCTTAACACTGACCCTGGCTATCCTTAACACTGACCCTGGCTATCCTTAACACTGACCCTGGCTATCCTTAACACTGACCCTGGCTATCCTTAACACTGACCCTGGTTATCCTTAACACTGACCCTGGCTATCCTTAACACTGACCCTGGCTATCCTTAACACTGACCCTGGCTATCCTTAACACTGACCCTGGCTATCCTTAACACTGACCCTGGCTATCATTAACACTGACCCAGGCTATCCTTAACACTGACCCTGGCTATTCTTAACACTGACCCTGGCTAGACAAATAATTCCATACCTTCTCACAGCCCTCTAAACCTATTGGGGACATTAACTGTTGATACTGCCCAACAACGCACATGTCATACATGAGGTCAGGCACACACACGCTTCTGCACTCACGTAGGTTTAGGACAGTGGGCTCTAGGGCACACACACTTCTACTTCACCGACATAatacggacaaacacacacacacacacacacacacacacacacacccacgcacgcacgcacacacacacaaacactcacacacaaacactcaccccacccggccacacacacacacacgcttctgCACTCACGTAGGTTTAGGACAGTGGGCTCAAGAGCACGCAGCGAGTGGGGTCTACTCAGCAGCCTCCTCAGCGGCGGCGGGGGCAGACTCCTCCTGCTGCGGCCCCTGGCCGGCAACGTGTTGGATCTCGGGCGGTGGGGGCTCCTCCGCCAGCTTCTTGAAGAGGTCCTTGCGCTCGACGTACGTGCGGTGGTCCGTGTGGCGCTCGTACTTGCTGCACAGCTGGATCTTGGGCTGGTGGGGAGGGAAGGGAGAAGGCAATGAGAGGGAGGGTGTGGTGCAcggaaacagacacaaacaggtactgatagtgtgtgtgggggggtggggggtggggtgtttgtgtgtgtgtgtgtgtgagtgtgtgtgcgcgtgtgtgtgtgtgtgtgtgcgcgcgtttgtgtgtgtgtgtgtgtggggggggggtgtttgtgggggggtgtttgtgtgtgtgtgcgtgcgtgcgtgcgtgcgtgcgtgtgtctgtctgtctgtctgtgtgtgtgtgtgtttgtgtgtgtgtgtgtgtgtgtgtgtgtgtgtgtgtgtgtgtgtgtgtgtgtgtgtgtgtggagagagaaagagagacagagacagaggcagacagacagagagacagacaggcagacggaaaacgaaactgagagagagagagagagagagagagagagagagagagagagagagagagagagagagagagagagagagggagagagagagagagagagagagagagagagagagagagagagagagagagaaaaaacccaaaacagacagagaagagagagagaaaaaaaagaaagtcagagagaaaagagagagatatagcgaagagagagagatagaaagagagagagagaaatggaaggCAGACAGAACCAATCACAGTGAGAGATATATACAAACAGGACAACAGAGACAGGTAGAAAAAAAGGCAGACAAATGGATAGAAGTACAGAAAGAGGGATAGAAATATAGAAAcaagagacagacggacacatagACTTACAGGAGCACTGGTGAATTTGTCCGCAAGACGGTCGAATCTGCAACAAAACATATATGCGGTGTTATGAATACCTCATACAGCTATATTGTAATCAATACCTTATactaagagggagagaaagctAAACGTTTAGAAAATGGAAGAAAAAACTGACTCATGGTCATGgtacatttaaaaacatttcGTAAACATTGACCAAAGGACAAGAATTAATATGAAACAATGTTAAAGACATACGAAACCGATTAAGAAAAACCCAGGacgtctttttttttaaccctctCTTTCGAAGTGAAATCTCTGACGCCAGACCCCAAACAAAGTTCGAAAAGACGTCATAACATAAATATTGTCGTCAGGTAAACATTGTCACTTTTTTTGCATGTCTCCCGAGGAAGTGACAACGAATTTCGAAAATAAACTATTTGTCTCGGGGATTCCAACATATCAGTAGTAGAAAATGTATCGTAAGGCTAtccatgtatcggtatcgtatatcattaataaaaaaaacactacaattAATTGCAAAAGTATGGAGTACTTACGACTCGTCGACCATGACGGTCGCCCCCTTCTTCTTGctgcaaaacacaacacaaacaacatgtCATCAGTTCAAAGCTTCTCACAACTGCTTCATTATTTTCACATGAAGGAAACCGAGAATAATGAATGAGGGTTCACCTTAACAGTTTAcaccagtttgtttgtttgtttcgttcttgggctaaaactcccacggctATAACGTACCTGTATGGCCGTTTTACCCCGccgtttaggcagccatacgccgctttcggggggagTACACACCAGTGATAAACCACTAACTAAACTAAGGGACCGTGACAACGAAGTTCCTTTACGATATCTTGGAAGACAGTAAACAATTAGTCTGAAATATAACTTCACTATTTACAAATCCAGTGAggttgttaaaaaaaattttgtaaacacacacacacacacacacacacacacacacacacacacacacacacacacacacacacacacacacacacacacacacacacacacacacacacacacaacacacaacacgctAGAATGAAAACGTTTCTCTAAAGCTATGATTACAGATATTGCCTGAAGGGGAAGCTAGGGTATAATaaccaaaacaaacattttcttTCAATATTCTCAATCTCTAGGTAAGGCATGTAAaaacatatttaaaaaaaattaattctttctgAATCTGGTCATTGCGTTGTCATAGCGGTTTAGAGTGTGGGACACTAcgtttgtttttccttttcatGACTGTTATGTGTGTGGAACAATGGTGTTACATTACCCTTTGTTCATCTGTCTGGCACGCTCGGCGAGCTCGATCATCTGAAATCACAAGACAGCAATGCAGACATCAATATATGTAATAACTTGTTTGACACATAgaatacctctctctctctctctctctctctctctctctctctctctctctctctctctctctctctctctctctctctctctctcacacacacacacactctctctctatatatatatatatatataatatatatatatatatatatctcacacacccacacacacacacgcacgcacgcacacacacacactgacacacacactcacacacacacgcacgcacgcacgcatgcacacacacacacacacacacgcacgcacgcactcacacacacacacacacacacacacacgcacgcacgcacacacacacacacacacacacacacacacacacaccactccctTTAACCGCTATCCATCCAGGACAAGATGGAAGACAGCTCTTTACTTTCACAAAATAGACAAAGCCAACACAGCACTGACTGAATGACGTCATCCTTCATTTGTATGGTCGTACTGCTACACAACACTTCTTTGACTAATTTGTTTGTAATGACGTACGTCATCCCATACTCACGTTGAACAACAGCTGACGCTTGAAGCGCAGCTCcagacaaacacaacacaacccaacacTGACTACAATGATGACAATTAAAGAATGACGTCATCCTGTACTCACGACGTACTGCTGACGCTTGAAGCGGTACTCCAGAAacacacaacgcaacacaacacagacTAAATAACATCATCATAACTAAATAACATCATCATAACTGAATAACATCATCCCTAATACTCACGTCGTACTGCTGACGCTTGAAGCGCTGCTCCAGGTCGTACTTGTCGCCCACCAGGCGGCGCATGTGTTCGTACAGCTCCTTGGCCTTCTCCTGAAGCTTGGTGCCGTCCATGCCGTCCAGCTTGAGGGGCTGGATGCGCTGGGACAGGATGGCCTGCTTCTCCTCCTCCAGCTGTTCCTTCGACTTCTGGAGTTCCTCCTTGCTCATCACGCTGTCCAGCTATTGGTTGGTGGTGGTCACGTGGTTGGTGGTTGGTTGATCACGTGGTGAGAAGAGTGGTTGTGTTTGGATGGTGGTGGAGTTGGGGAGAAGAGAgaggttggagagagagagagagagagcatgaaaTTAGTTCGTTGTTTGTTTTGGAGGTTTcttacctttaaaaaaaatcagttatGATGATGATCTTATCCTCAAGCTTAAatcattgttttctgtttgattaagtCGCACTACTTCTACTGTTGATCAAGCCGCTGTGTTTTCAaagtagatttttttttttcattttctctcAGTGAATCAGTGATGTGCTCTCTAATGTGTTCCAGGCACCTTATCAGCGCTTTTATCTTGAGCAAGAAATACTGCGGAGCAAGTGTCATCACTTCTTAGCCTATGTTAAAGCTGAAGTATATCGCTATGCTCCACCAGCGAAATAAGTTAACATGGTCAAGCAGTTACATTCTAGCAACTCAGGCCCTCTTCGCGCTCGCACTGGCCCTTTCCTAAAGATGTGAAAGTGCCTTAATTAAACCAGCGCGCTATAATGCTTTTCAAATATATCAGCTTTAACAGTATGAGAGCAGAGAGAACTGTGCTATACATGCCGAGAACTAGGCAATAAACATGTGTACGCTTTGCTTGTGCGCTTATGACCCGAGTTGCATTTCCTACGCTGTAGTTAGCCAATATAGCGCTGGATCTAACTAGCGCGTATGACACAAGAGAAAAAGACGTTGGTACGCAAGGAGCTTCCTGCAATCAAAACTAAAAGACTCATTCCATGTagtgaaaaaacaagaaatgtttaCATGTACTTGCACTGTGTACACATAGTTTTAAGTTCAAGTGGTGCGGCTATTTTTGGTCATGAAAATGTCTTTCTTATTATGATGTGTTCCTCCAACTGTCTGAGAAACAGACCGGCAATGCTGAAACACTTTAGACAAAAACTGAGACAGAGCACAAAAATAACACTGATTCACAAACAGACAAATGTGCCAGATTAATACACGTCTATATCAAAATCGAACAAAATAACTTATTAAGTGAACAGGAACTCTGCTCAGGTTCTGGTGCTAAACAAATTCTACATAACGAAAATTAGCAAGAAAATAATCAAATCATCTAAAACTTCTATACTACAAGGGTGTAAATTAAAGTTTGCAAAGGAATCTTTAGATTAAAAGCTGCAGAAAAGACCCAGACGGTAttgtaattcataaaaaaaagcatTGTGAATAAAACCTTAATAAATTAATTTGTGTCTCTCCCtacaaataatttttaaaaagtCTTCATAGCTGGCAACTAAAGCATGTGAAAGCTGTAAACTGTtgaaaaaaagagcattttGGTCTTTTAATCAGCAAAGGCTGAATGTACCACTTGTGTATCTTTTaaataaaatcaaaacaaatgtcAGTTACAAGAATAAGAAGGTGTAGGGGTGTGCAAATAAATGTGACCATATTTTAAAATATTTTCTGTAATACTTTGAGACaaatattttacattgagtacaaacaaacccaaaacaagCAAACTGAGAGAGCATTAAAAGCTGAAATTACTGAGGAGGGGAacacttaggccaaaaaaaaaaaaaaaggtctgtttacggtaacccgaccgaccctagttttttcgcgcgaccctagacttttttttggcatttggggaaaaaataaaaattaaaaaaaaatcttgtttttttggcaaaataaggtaaaaatatgggtttttggagaaaaaaaaaaaaaaaaaaaaaaatcccgacctaccgaccctatttttttggcggccctatgttaccgtaaacagaccttttttttgtggccttatcaGTTTGACATAAACATAAATGTTAAAGTAGGAAAGTTAACAGGAAAAGGGGAAGGTGTTTTGGGAGACTTTTTTCTCGAACAATAAAATTAGTTGTGATTTTGGGTACGAATTTTTGAGACAGTTATGTATTTCAAGGTCAACAAAGGAAAAGGCTTAGGATACTTGCAACAAAACCAAattaaatacacaaacaatcaaGGAATGTGTtcagcatatatatatgtagataGAAGCAACATCAGACACAAATATAAACGATTACACACAGTCTGATATGCCAGACACACAAAACATATGTCAGAAGACACAAGGGATCGTCCTAAATTCCAGAAAATATTATTTCAATGAAACTCATATGCTTTCTTAAATATGGCCTTCAAATTGTGTTCATATGTCAGGTATAAACAAAttgtgttttgcttttgataAACCTGAATGCATTTACCCAATGCATGTGTCTCGACAAGTAGAAACTCGTGCATTGGTGAAAACTTATATGTGCAGAATGTCAAGTCTGCTATCAAATAACTCAAGTTTAAATCAATCAGTAAATCAAAAAGTCACATTGGATTTGTAAAGCAAACGAAAATACGAAATGTTATGTTTGGAAGTCCACAAACGATGCAACAGAAAACCCAAAACCTGCATTCTTTACTGCGTGTTTAGATGCATTCAGAACAGGAAATCAAAATggaatgaaaacaaaatggatGATAAGAAGTAACCAAGGGAGTGTATTCAATTGATTAAAAATGATTTGTTACGAGTCAAAGAACACGTTCAATTTTGACCCGGCGTCATCCACAGTCATTTACAACTTAAATTCCTAAACAAattgactgctaacgttccaacatGATCGATTCAATTAAAACTGATCTTGCCAAGAAGTAAAAATAAATTGAATATTCTGAGGAATTATTGGAGCTGCAACCCTTGAAACATTAATAGCCACGTGATCTTTCTCAATGGCGTTCTAAAATAGAAGCAAAACTGGGGATCGAGAAGATACAAGTTTCTTTTTGAATTCAAGTTGATTGGTGTATAAACAAATCTGAAGAGAAAAATAGACACATTTTCGAAcgtttttttaaaagttttgaGCTGTGCTAGAAAACAAATCGTTAGAATGAATTATAAATGACTGTGGACATGCTCAGAAAATCGATCAGCTGAGCTGAAGAATAAGTCATGGGAACTTGAAATGAAAAAGTGAAGGGACCAATTCAATTCAAATGTGAACCAAACTCCAAACTTAGTGCGTCTTACTTTTTGTGGCTTTTCCTGTATGACAATTAGTACACAAACATCAGATGACAGACACATAAAGAACTGGTCAGTATGTCCTTAAGTCTATCACACAAGAAGAACATCTAAAACTGGCCATTAGTTGTTTTTATCTACACCGTCAGTGTAGAAGCAAAATGTCGGCAACTTTAAGCTACTGCTGAAAACGCTTAACTACTCAGTTAAATACACCCAGCAAACAAAAGGCAAAGAACAACATGGTCAGTATAATTCCATTTCTATAGTCtatacacacagaaagagaaaaataacaacaacagacGAGGAGTCCATTCTGCTATTTCATATCTGAGGCAAAGCGTTTCAGATTTTATCATCAGCCGCAAATTTCAAAAGAGAGAAATATAACTTTGCGTTGTTTAATTTAAGCTCGCAGTTTGAGCTTGCAGCTTAACTCTCTTACTAACACAAGATTCATCagtttttaaattttgtttacaaGCAGATTTGGACTTGTGTTTGTTGCGAAAAACGTCTTTCAACGTAAAAGAAATCCACCACACACCATACTAAAATGTAAAGTACATAAACAGACAAAGCTGTTGAGTAAAGACTTtagatttaaaataaaaacatactAAAAGATCAAAACATTAATTCATTAATGCAGACTACATTGAATGAAATAGCGTCGCTCTAAATAATGCGCAAGGAAAAGGTCAACGAAGGATAATAAACGTAAGTGAACAAAACTTTTAGACAAAAATTGTGAACATGACATGAAGCAAAATATCCCATGTAttaaacagacaaacaggcaaacacttgaaaaaaaaatgaagacaagCTGGGAGTGACACAAATACTTTGTGTTTGACAATAAAGACGAGTAGTGCCTTGATATGAGTGTCAGCCCACGGGC from Littorina saxatilis isolate snail1 linkage group LG7, US_GU_Lsax_2.0, whole genome shotgun sequence carries:
- the LOC138970722 gene encoding troponin T, skeletal muscle-like isoform X1, coding for MADDEHAEGGEEETPAEETQESEPAPPPASEPAAPERAPQPDTDEGKRIMEERTRSKAERQKEELAEYEESRREEREKEAAEIAALREKRIQRAKERVEEEKKMAELRAQEDIRRRTEEEERRKKKTEEETRKKEERDQKKREAEDRLSKKGPNFVITKRSDAEKVGLDSVMSKEELQKSKEQLEEEKQAILSQRIQPLKLDGMDGTKLQEKAKELYEHMRRLVGDKYDLEQRFKRQQYDMIELAERARQMNKGKKKGATVMVDESFDRLADKFTSAPPKIQLCSKYERHTDHRTYVERKDLFKKLAEEPPPPEIQHVAGQGPQQEESAPAAAEEAAE
- the LOC138970722 gene encoding troponin T, skeletal muscle-like isoform X4, producing the protein MADDEHAEGGEEPQPDTDEGKRIMEERTRSKAERQKEELAEYEESRREEREKEAAEIAALREKRIQRAKERVEEEKKMAELRAQEDIRRRTEEEERRKKKTEEETRKKEERDQKKREAEDRLSKKGPNFVITKRSDAEKVGLDSVMSKEELQKSKEQLEEEKQAILSQRIQPLKLDGMDGTKLQEKAKELYEHMRRLVGDKYDLEQRFKRQQYDMIELAERARQMNKGKKKGATVMVDESFDRLADKFTSAPPKIQLCSKYERHTDHRTYVERKDLFKKLAEEPPPPEIQHVAGQGPQQEESAPAAAEEAAE
- the LOC138970722 gene encoding troponin T, skeletal muscle-like isoform X2 — translated: MADDEHAEGGEEETPAEETQESEPAPPPASEPAAPERAPQPDTDEGKRIMEERTRSKAERQKEELAEYEESRREEREKEAAEIAALREKRIQRAKERVEEEKKMAELRAQEDIRRRTEEEERRKKKTEEETRKKEERDQKKREAEDRLSKKGPNFVITKRSDAEKLDSVMSKEELQKSKEQLEEEKQAILSQRIQPLKLDGMDGTKLQEKAKELYEHMRRLVGDKYDLEQRFKRQQYDMIELAERARQMNKGKKKGATVMVDESFDRLADKFTSAPPKIQLCSKYERHTDHRTYVERKDLFKKLAEEPPPPEIQHVAGQGPQQEESAPAAAEEAAE
- the LOC138970722 gene encoding troponin T, skeletal muscle-like isoform X3, with product MADDEHAEGGEEETPAEETQESEPAPPPASEPQPDTDEGKRIMEERTRSKAERQKEELAEYEESRREEREKEAAEIAALREKRIQRAKERVEEEKKMAELRAQEDIRRRTEEEERRKKKTEEETRKKEERDQKKREAEDRLSKKGPNFVITKRSDAEKVGLDSVMSKEELQKSKEQLEEEKQAILSQRIQPLKLDGMDGTKLQEKAKELYEHMRRLVGDKYDLEQRFKRQQYDMIELAERARQMNKGKKKGATVMVDESFDRLADKFTSAPPKIQLCSKYERHTDHRTYVERKDLFKKLAEEPPPPEIQHVAGQGPQQEESAPAAAEEAAE